The Streptomyces sp. RKAG293 genome includes a region encoding these proteins:
- a CDS encoding GNAT family N-acetyltransferase encodes MPQLTPSNPRPSRSHRHHWRRDLVELAALFTAVAAADLVADVVVHGPEGPVLLAASAVALLATAGFHTWWARRHSHAPPGPAPADGAEEPGPATLWRLRTTVRDTPGSLGAVCMALADAGVDILTLQTHPLADGTVDEFLLRAPGSVPALALSQVVGAAGGRDTWTERADAHDLVDTPTRMLTLATRTALDAAELPLALRQLFGRCTIRSVPAAKDGAPAPEESLTETVMTLRDPSGGTITVERAYLPFTPTEFARARALVELDSRLGARMPGSKDVLTLPEGNEITIRRAGPEDLPAARAMHDRCSPATLAQRYHGPVPDADRYLKHLLSPRFGRTLAVETASGRLVALAHLLWDGDENEVALLVEDDWQRRGIGAELLRKLVGHAVEAGRGSVYAVTRANNTGMVATMRDLGLPLDYQVEDGTLVITATLTPSGVPSSPKVTSRN; translated from the coding sequence ATGCCTCAGCTGACTCCGTCGAACCCACGCCCCTCCCGCTCCCACCGCCACCACTGGCGGCGCGACCTGGTGGAACTCGCCGCTCTCTTCACCGCGGTGGCCGCCGCCGACCTGGTGGCCGATGTGGTGGTGCACGGTCCGGAGGGGCCCGTCCTGCTGGCCGCCTCGGCCGTCGCACTGCTGGCGACGGCCGGTTTCCACACCTGGTGGGCACGCCGCCACAGTCATGCGCCCCCTGGACCGGCTCCGGCGGACGGGGCCGAGGAACCGGGCCCGGCGACGCTGTGGCGGCTGCGCACCACGGTGCGGGACACCCCCGGCAGCCTGGGCGCGGTGTGCATGGCACTGGCCGACGCCGGTGTCGACATCCTGACGCTGCAGACCCATCCGCTGGCCGACGGCACGGTCGACGAGTTCCTGCTCCGGGCGCCCGGGTCGGTACCGGCCCTCGCGCTGTCCCAGGTCGTCGGGGCGGCCGGCGGACGCGACACCTGGACGGAGCGGGCCGACGCCCACGACCTGGTGGACACCCCCACCAGGATGCTGACGCTCGCCACCCGCACCGCCCTGGACGCCGCGGAGCTGCCGCTCGCCCTGCGCCAGCTCTTCGGCCGGTGCACGATCCGCTCGGTCCCGGCCGCGAAGGACGGCGCACCGGCGCCGGAGGAGTCCCTGACCGAGACCGTGATGACGCTGCGCGACCCGTCCGGCGGCACGATCACCGTCGAGCGTGCCTATCTGCCGTTCACCCCGACCGAGTTCGCCAGGGCGCGGGCCCTGGTGGAGCTCGACTCGCGGCTGGGCGCGCGGATGCCCGGGAGCAAGGACGTGCTGACGCTGCCGGAGGGCAACGAGATCACGATCCGCCGGGCCGGCCCCGAGGACCTGCCCGCCGCCCGCGCCATGCACGACCGCTGCTCCCCCGCGACGCTCGCGCAGCGCTATCACGGCCCGGTCCCCGACGCGGACCGCTATCTGAAGCATCTGCTCAGCCCGCGCTTCGGGCGGACGCTGGCCGTCGAGACGGCGTCGGGCCGGCTGGTCGCGCTCGCGCACCTGCTGTGGGACGGCGACGAGAACGAGGTCGCCCTGCTGGTCGAGGACGACTGGCAGCGCCGCGGCATCGGCGCGGAACTGCTGCGCAAGCTCGTCGGCCATGCCGTCGAGGCGGGCCGGGGCAGCGTCTACGCCGTGACCCGGGCGAACAACACCGGCATGGTGGCGACCATGCGCGATCTGGGACTCCCGCTGGACTACCAGGTCGAGGACGGCACGCTGGTGATCACCGCGACGCTGACGCCGTCGGGCGTGCCGTCCTCGCCGAAGGTCACGAGCCGGAACTGA
- a CDS encoding alkaline phosphatase: MPNTAHQEQGSPRSRPSVTGVDRRTVLGGGLAAAGALLVPAVTAAPALALSGRPAAPWGVQSGDVTATSGLVWVRADRPARMVVETSVSGSFRDARRWQGPLLGPDTDFTGTTSLRGLPSGEQIHYRVLLADPDDHRRTGAPVDGTFRTPSARRRDDVRFLWSGDLAGQGWGINPDIGGYRIYEAMGRLDPDFFLCSGDNIYADGPIAPTAALPDGSIYRNLTTPEKSKVAETLAEFRGAFRYNLLDDKLRAFNARVPSVIQWDDHEVRNNWYPGEIMDDARYAQKSVDVLAARSRRAFSEYFPISTLRPNADGRVQRVQHHGPLLDVFVLDMRTYRNANSPDTQTQDAQGILGRAQLEWLKRELSRSRAVWKVIAADMPLGLVVPDTTEGRPNIEAVAQGDPGAPLGRELQIAELLRFVKHRRITGTVWLTADVHHTSAQHYQPSRAAFTDFAPFWEFVSGPLNAGAFPASALDGTFGPERVFVKAPERANVSPAEGYQFFGQVDIDGQSGELTVRLREQDGTVLFTKVLQPGRVGQ; this comes from the coding sequence ATGCCGAACACAGCACACCAGGAGCAGGGTTCGCCGCGGTCGCGGCCTTCGGTCACGGGGGTGGACCGCCGGACGGTCCTCGGCGGCGGCCTCGCCGCGGCCGGAGCGCTGCTCGTTCCCGCCGTGACGGCGGCGCCCGCGCTGGCGCTGTCGGGGCGGCCGGCCGCCCCGTGGGGTGTGCAGAGCGGTGATGTCACGGCCACGTCCGGCCTGGTGTGGGTGCGGGCGGACCGGCCGGCCCGGATGGTGGTGGAGACGTCGGTCAGCGGCTCCTTCCGCGACGCGCGCCGCTGGCAGGGCCCGCTGCTGGGTCCCGACACCGACTTCACCGGCACGACCTCGCTGCGCGGGCTGCCGTCCGGTGAACAGATCCACTACCGGGTGCTGCTGGCCGATCCGGACGACCACCGGCGTACCGGCGCACCCGTGGACGGCACCTTCCGCACCCCGTCGGCACGGCGCCGCGACGATGTGCGTTTCCTGTGGTCGGGGGACCTCGCAGGACAGGGCTGGGGCATCAACCCGGACATCGGCGGCTACCGCATCTACGAGGCGATGGGCCGGCTCGACCCGGACTTCTTCCTCTGCAGCGGTGACAACATCTACGCCGACGGCCCCATCGCGCCCACCGCGGCACTCCCCGACGGCAGCATCTACCGCAACCTCACCACCCCGGAGAAGTCCAAGGTCGCCGAGACGCTCGCGGAGTTCCGCGGCGCCTTCCGCTACAACCTGCTCGACGACAAGCTGCGCGCCTTCAACGCGCGGGTGCCCTCGGTCATCCAGTGGGACGACCACGAGGTGCGCAACAACTGGTACCCGGGCGAGATCATGGACGACGCGCGGTACGCCCAGAAGAGCGTGGACGTCCTGGCGGCCCGCTCCCGGCGGGCGTTCTCCGAGTACTTCCCGATCTCGACGCTGCGGCCGAACGCCGACGGCCGGGTCCAGCGGGTGCAGCACCACGGCCCGCTGCTGGACGTCTTCGTGCTGGACATGCGCACCTACCGCAACGCCAACTCCCCCGACACCCAGACGCAGGACGCGCAGGGCATCCTCGGCCGGGCGCAGCTGGAGTGGCTCAAGCGGGAGCTGTCCCGGTCCCGCGCGGTGTGGAAGGTGATCGCCGCCGACATGCCGCTGGGCCTGGTGGTGCCGGACACCACGGAGGGCAGGCCGAACATCGAGGCGGTCGCGCAGGGCGACCCGGGCGCCCCGCTCGGACGTGAGCTGCAGATCGCCGAGCTGCTGCGGTTCGTCAAGCACCGGCGGATCACCGGGACGGTGTGGCTGACGGCCGATGTGCACCACACCTCCGCGCAGCACTACCAGCCGTCCCGCGCGGCGTTCACGGACTTCGCGCCGTTCTGGGAGTTCGTCTCCGGTCCGCTGAACGCCGGCGCGTTCCCGGCCAGCGCGCTGGACGGCACCTTCGGTCCCGAGCGGGTGTTCGTCAAGGCGCCCGAGCGCGCCAACGTCTCGCCCGCCGAGGGGTACCAGTTCTTCGGCCAGGTCGACATCGACGGGCAGTCGGGCGAGCTGACGGTGCGGCTGCGCGAGCAGGACGGCACGGTGCTGTTCACCAAGGTGCTGCAGCCCGGCCGCGTCGGGCAGTAG